TACTTCCTGCTCACCTCCGGTGCCACGGGATGGGCCCCGAACCAGCAGAAGTACGCCACGGCCACCAGCGTCACCGGCTCCTGGAGCGACCTGAAGGACATCGGCGACGCGACGACCTACCGCAGCCAGACCGCCTTCGTCCTGCCGGTCCAGGGCACCAAGGGCACCAGCTACCTCTACATGGGCGACCGTTGGGGCAACTCCATGGGCGGCACCGTCAACGACTCCCAGTACGTCTGGCTGCCGCTGACCTTCCCCACCAGCACCACGATGACGATGGAGTACTCCCCGCAGATCACCGTCGACACCGCCGCGGGCACCGCGACCGGGATGAACGTGCCCTGGGAGACGTTGGCCGCCCGCAACAGCGGCAAGTGCGCCGACGTGTCCGGGTTCGACACCAACGGCGGCGCGCAGCTGATCCAGTGGGGCTGCGGCGGGGGCGTCAACCAGCACTTCTGGATCAAGAAGCTGGACACGGGCTACGTCCAGATCATGGCCCGGCACAGCGGAAAGTGCCTCGACATCGCCGGCGCATCGACCGTGGACGGGGCCCTGGCCGTGCAGAACGCCTGCGACGGCTCGGCCTCCCAGCAGTGGAAGGTCCGGACGACCGCCGTCACCGGCTACGTCGAGCTCCTCGCCCGGCACAGCGGAAAGTGCCTCGACGTCGTCAACCAGTCGACGGCCGACGGGACCGCTCTTGAGCAGTGGACCTGCAACGGGGGCGACAACCAGAAGTGGCGGCGCTCCGCGGTCTGACCGCCCACCGCCCACCGGGACAGCACCGACACCAGCGACAGCACCGGGACAGCGGCGACAGTACCCGGACAGCACCGACAGCACCTGGCGTCGGCGGTACCGGCCGCCCGGCCTGCCCTCCGCCGTGAGACCGGGGCGCGGTGCGGCCACCGTCCCGGGCCGCCCCCCCCGCCCGCATCATCTGCGCCTCCTGGCCCCCGGTCAGGAGGCGCAGCGGCGAGGGCGGATTCCGCCGCCCCTCCACCTGCCAGGCCGTCATCTCCTCCCACCCCAAGGAGCAGTTCGTGTTCCCCACGCGCAAGCGACCGGTGTCCCCCCAGGCCCGGTACGGTCCCTCCCGCCCCAGAAGGCTCGTCGTCGCCGCCACCGCCGCGGTCCTCGCGGCGACCGCCTTCACGGCCGTCGGACCCGCCTCGTCCCCGGCGACGGCCGCAGAGACGCCGGCCGCGGCGCTGACCGTCCGCCTGGACCCCAGCTACCAGC
The Streptomyces sp. NBC_00234 DNA segment above includes these coding regions:
- a CDS encoding RICIN domain-containing protein, which produces MRLKIFGTAALFSALAALLLSLLAAVGTAHAAPVPIANGTQFTGPDGNPVHAHGGGVIKVGEYYYWFGEDRNADNSFRYVSAYRSVDLRTWEFRNHVLTQAGDPELATANIERPKVMYNAATGQFVMWMHKEGSATDYSEARAAVAVSSTVDGDYTWRGSVRPLGHMSRDITTFVDTDGTGYMISAANENADLHVYRLTADYTAVESQVQKLWPGQWREAPAMFQRNGVYFLLTSGATGWAPNQQKYATATSVTGSWSDLKDIGDATTYRSQTAFVLPVQGTKGTSYLYMGDRWGNSMGGTVNDSQYVWLPLTFPTSTTMTMEYSPQITVDTAAGTATGMNVPWETLAARNSGKCADVSGFDTNGGAQLIQWGCGGGVNQHFWIKKLDTGYVQIMARHSGKCLDIAGASTVDGALAVQNACDGSASQQWKVRTTAVTGYVELLARHSGKCLDVVNQSTADGTALEQWTCNGGDNQKWRRSAV